From the Candidatus Methylomirabilota bacterium genome, one window contains:
- a CDS encoding uroporphyrinogen decarboxylase family protein, with translation MTKRERILAALHRRPVDRPPVAFWQHVPHRDHTARGLADAMLEWQRRWDLDLIKIMSSGVYCVEDWGCKVAYQGSPNGAKTCTQHAVRQPADWARIKPLDPGRGALGRELEALRHILRGRSDDVPVLHTVFAPLTIARKLAGDRLDHDLRDHPNAVMGALDAITETVIRYVAEVGKAGADGIFYASQTASRDVMAEGDHSRFSMPYSWRVLESLDGSPLWTMLHVHGRQIYFDRSATLPVAAINWHDRLTAPTLGAGLRRFKGAVVGGLNE, from the coding sequence ATGACCAAGCGCGAGCGGATTCTTGCGGCTCTGCACCGCCGTCCCGTCGACCGGCCGCCTGTGGCGTTCTGGCAGCACGTGCCGCATCGGGACCACACGGCCCGCGGCCTCGCCGACGCCATGCTCGAGTGGCAGCGTCGCTGGGATCTCGACCTCATCAAGATCATGTCGAGCGGGGTCTATTGCGTGGAGGACTGGGGCTGTAAGGTCGCCTATCAGGGCTCGCCCAATGGCGCCAAGACCTGCACCCAGCACGCGGTGAGGCAGCCCGCGGACTGGGCCAGGATCAAGCCCCTCGATCCTGGGCGCGGGGCGCTCGGGCGCGAGCTGGAGGCGCTGCGTCACATTCTGCGCGGCCGGAGCGATGACGTACCCGTGCTGCACACGGTCTTCGCTCCCCTCACCATTGCCCGCAAGCTCGCGGGGGACCGCCTCGACCATGACCTCCGCGATCATCCCAATGCGGTCATGGGCGCGCTCGACGCCATCACGGAGACGGTGATCCGCTACGTGGCGGAGGTGGGCAAGGCCGGCGCCGACGGCATCTTCTATGCGTCCCAGACGGCCAGCCGGGACGTGATGGCCGAAGGCGATCACTCGAGGTTCAGCATGCCGTACTCGTGGCGGGTGCTGGAGAGCCTTGATGGCAGCCCCCTGTGGACCATGCTCCACGTCCACGGCCGGCAGATCTACTTCGACCGCTCGGCCACCCTGCCCGTGGCCGCCATCAACTGGCACGACCGGCTGACCGCGCCCACCCTGGGAGCCGGGCTGCGCCGCTTCAAGGGCGCCGTGGTGGGCGGGCTCAACGAG
- a CDS encoding sigma-70 family RNA polymerase sigma factor, translated as MREGDAADAPEFLDRLRAGDIQAFEQLVALHQHRVFGVALRMLGNAAEAEEMAQEAFMRAHRSLSEFRGDAKLSTWLYAIVSRLCLSRLASGERRAGRQGGEETLLRLSDPSGGPDAGAERAELEAALHRAIAELPEDRRAVVILRDLQGLSYEEIAEALDLELNTVRSRLHRARLDLKEKMERFLP; from the coding sequence ATGCGAGAGGGAGACGCCGCCGACGCCCCGGAGTTTCTGGATCGGCTGCGGGCCGGCGACATACAGGCCTTCGAGCAGCTGGTCGCCCTCCATCAGCATCGCGTCTTCGGCGTCGCCCTCCGGATGCTGGGGAACGCGGCCGAGGCCGAGGAGATGGCCCAGGAGGCCTTCATGCGGGCTCACCGGAGCCTGTCGGAGTTCCGCGGGGACGCCAAGCTTTCGACCTGGCTCTATGCCATTGTCTCGCGCCTCTGTCTGAGCCGTCTCGCCTCGGGTGAGCGGCGGGCGGGGCGCCAGGGCGGCGAAGAGACGCTCCTGCGCCTTTCTGACCCCTCGGGAGGTCCGGATGCGGGCGCGGAGCGCGCCGAGCTCGAGGCAGCCCTGCATCGGGCCATCGCCGAGCTGCCCGAGGACCGCCGGGCCGTGGTCATCCTCCGCGATCTTCAGGGCCTCTCCTACGAGGAGATCGCCGAGGCGCTCGATCTCGAGCTCAATACCGTGCGCTCGCGTCTCCACCGCGCCCGCCTGGATCTCAAGGAGAAGATGGAGCGGTTCCTGCCATGA
- a CDS encoding zf-HC2 domain-containing protein, which produces MTCHETRERLSELLDEALLARERTDVEAHLAGCPECRRELERLRATVSLLARVEPVRAPAGFVDRVMAAVRPVPWYRRLAAWIFLPLSIKLPAEAAAMALIAIMAVYLFQRDPELRQTVRPDLQVTPPRAEAPAPREEQPASSPVPPPFKAAKVERRRGMEPARENVQEAERATRDERVASTQPSPSATAEDKLTEKKREGEVGRLQKEGQAPQSAAPPAPYAAPAPAAPAQAPPESRAKSQDASERPPRILAPAPPAQAHRQAGALSFSGLLAVKDRRAAEQGLAELLARVGGSEISRRRDAAQSVVDVTVPEARYAEFARGLTTLGVWSPEPHPTVLSTEPAALRVTIRISE; this is translated from the coding sequence ATGACCTGCCACGAGACCCGCGAGCGGCTGTCCGAGCTCCTCGACGAGGCCCTCCTCGCCCGGGAGCGCACCGACGTCGAAGCCCACCTCGCCGGCTGTCCGGAATGCCGCCGCGAGCTCGAGCGGCTGCGCGCCACGGTTTCGTTGCTGGCGCGTGTCGAGCCCGTGCGCGCGCCCGCCGGCTTCGTGGATCGCGTCATGGCCGCGGTGCGCCCGGTCCCGTGGTATCGACGGCTGGCCGCGTGGATATTCCTGCCGCTCTCGATCAAGCTGCCCGCGGAGGCGGCGGCCATGGCCCTGATCGCCATCATGGCCGTCTATCTCTTCCAGCGTGACCCCGAGCTCCGACAGACCGTCAGACCAGATCTTCAAGTGACTCCGCCGCGTGCCGAAGCCCCGGCCCCGCGTGAGGAGCAGCCGGCATCCTCACCCGTCCCGCCACCGTTCAAGGCCGCCAAGGTCGAAAGACGGAGAGGAATGGAGCCCGCCCGCGAGAATGTCCAGGAGGCCGAGCGGGCCACGCGGGACGAGCGTGTGGCAAGCACCCAGCCTTCTCCGTCCGCCACGGCCGAGGACAAGTTGACCGAGAAGAAGAGAGAAGGTGAAGTCGGCCGTCTCCAGAAGGAAGGGCAGGCGCCCCAGAGCGCCGCACCCCCGGCGCCCTATGCCGCGCCGGCTCCGGCGGCTCCCGCCCAGGCGCCACCCGAGTCGCGGGCCAAGAGCCAGGATGCGAGCGAGCGCCCGCCCCGGATTCTCGCTCCCGCACCGCCCGCACAGGCCCATCGCCAGGCCGGGGCCTTGAGCTTCTCCGGTCTCCTCGCCGTCAAGGACCGCCGCGCCGCCGAGCAAGGGCTGGCCGAGCTTCTCGCGCGAGTGGGCGGAAGCGAAATCTCACGCCGTCGCGACGCCGCGCAGAGCGTGGTCGATGTGACGGTGCCCGAAGCCCGCTATGCCGAGTTCGCCCGCGGCCTCACGACTCTCGGCGTCTGGAGCCCCGAGCCACATCCCACGGTCCTGTCCACGGAGCCCGCCGCGCTCCGCGTCACCATCCGCATCTCGGAGTAG
- a CDS encoding DUF4139 domain-containing protein, with amino-acid sequence MWRRTSALSLALLLWSTNLVGAVPQAITRDDQKDLMVTIYNGNLGLVKDTREIRLDAGMLEVQFADVAAQIDPTTVHLKSLTDPSGLKILEQNYEYDLLTSAKLMEKYVGKKVRLYQSNGTYQEATLLSMNGPVYEINGQIHMGHHGQVVLPALPDNLVSKPTLVWLLRNARAAAQRVEASYLTGGITWKSDYVMVINPSDSRSDLTGWVTIDNKSGATYSNAALKLVAGDINRAPDRRREGRVLEKAALASPASNASRDFREETFFEYHLYSLDGRTTIKDNQTKQLSLMSAADVPVDKHFIYFGAADYYRTSYGLPVSNQKVGVYLELKNSKENRLGVPLPKGRVRVYKADVSGSQQLIGEDWIEHTPKDEKIKIKMGNAFDVVGERVQKDWKRIASNLYEVEWEISLRNHKKESITVEVFEPMPGDWEVLRASQPHEKIQAFTAKWNVSVPKEGEAKLSYRIRVRF; translated from the coding sequence ATGTGGAGACGGACCAGTGCCCTTTCCTTAGCGCTCCTGCTCTGGAGCACGAACCTCGTGGGGGCGGTGCCGCAAGCCATCACGCGAGACGATCAGAAGGATCTGATGGTGACCATCTACAACGGCAATCTCGGCCTCGTGAAGGACACGCGCGAGATCAGGCTCGATGCCGGCATGCTCGAAGTGCAGTTCGCGGATGTCGCCGCGCAGATCGATCCGACCACCGTGCATCTCAAGTCGCTCACCGACCCGTCGGGGCTCAAGATCCTCGAGCAGAACTACGAGTACGACCTCCTGACCTCGGCCAAGCTCATGGAAAAGTACGTGGGCAAGAAGGTGCGGCTCTACCAGTCGAACGGGACGTATCAGGAGGCGACGCTGCTCAGCATGAACGGACCCGTCTACGAGATCAATGGCCAGATCCACATGGGGCATCACGGCCAGGTCGTGCTCCCCGCCCTGCCCGACAACCTGGTCTCGAAGCCCACCCTCGTGTGGCTCCTTCGTAACGCCAGGGCGGCCGCCCAGCGCGTCGAGGCCTCCTATTTGACCGGCGGCATCACGTGGAAGTCCGACTACGTCATGGTGATCAATCCCTCCGACAGCCGCTCCGATCTGACCGGATGGGTCACCATCGACAACAAGAGCGGCGCGACCTATTCGAATGCGGCGCTCAAGCTCGTGGCCGGGGACATCAACCGCGCCCCCGATCGCCGGCGGGAGGGACGCGTGCTGGAGAAGGCGGCCCTCGCTTCTCCTGCCTCCAATGCCAGCCGGGACTTCAGAGAAGAGACCTTCTTCGAGTACCACCTGTACTCCCTCGACGGCCGCACCACCATCAAGGACAACCAGACCAAGCAGCTCTCCTTGATGTCGGCGGCGGACGTGCCCGTGGACAAGCACTTCATCTACTTCGGCGCCGCCGACTACTACCGCACCTCCTACGGGCTGCCCGTCTCGAACCAGAAAGTCGGCGTCTATCTCGAGCTCAAGAACAGCAAGGAGAACCGTCTCGGCGTGCCCCTGCCCAAGGGCCGCGTGCGCGTGTACAAGGCCGACGTCTCGGGCAGCCAGCAGCTCATCGGCGAGGACTGGATAGAGCACACCCCGAAGGACGAGAAGATCAAGATCAAGATGGGCAATGCCTTCGACGTGGTGGGCGAGCGGGTCCAGAAGGACTGGAAGCGCATCGCCTCCAACCTCTACGAGGTCGAGTGGGAGATCTCGCTCCGCAACCACAAGAAAGAAAGCATCACCGTCGAGGTGTTCGAGCCCATGCCGGGCGACTGGGAGGTGCTCCGCGCCAGCCAGCCTCACGAGAAGATCCAGGCCTTCACGGCCAAGTGGAATGTCTCCGTGCCTAAAGAAGGCGAGGCCAAGCTCAGCTATCGCATCCGAGTGCGCTTCTGA
- a CDS encoding PEP-CTERM sorting domain-containing protein, whose protein sequence is MRSLPFRFLAACLLGACLMFAPAAYAEPLMVTGFTVGSQTITLTDPFRNGNVHAGAFNLNPPAGEIAYCIDLAQTISFGTLYTDYTKSSLALDGGLTAARKGDIARLFHGFYDTSLLNSTNSAAFQLALWEIVFETGASLDVDSTHGATRGVNYATSPDTPGGVITTANAWLAGLGAFSTDTTGLFTYRSGEHQDQIVYHRTPEPPTWIILCAGLGLVALLMRRRVKS, encoded by the coding sequence ATGCGGTCATTGCCCTTCAGATTCCTTGCCGCCTGCTTACTGGGCGCGTGCCTCATGTTCGCCCCGGCGGCATATGCCGAGCCGCTCATGGTGACAGGCTTTACCGTCGGCTCCCAGACGATTACTCTTACCGACCCGTTCAGGAACGGGAACGTGCACGCGGGAGCCTTCAACCTGAATCCGCCCGCGGGTGAGATCGCCTACTGCATCGACCTGGCCCAGACCATCAGCTTCGGTACCCTGTACACCGACTACACCAAGTCATCGCTCGCCCTCGACGGCGGACTCACGGCGGCTCGCAAAGGCGACATCGCCCGGCTCTTTCACGGCTTCTACGACACCTCCTTGCTGAATTCGACGAACAGCGCCGCCTTCCAGCTCGCCCTGTGGGAGATCGTGTTCGAGACCGGAGCCAGCCTGGACGTTGACAGCACGCACGGGGCCACTCGAGGCGTGAACTATGCGACGAGCCCGGACACGCCGGGCGGGGTGATCACGACGGCGAACGCGTGGCTCGCGGGGCTGGGCGCCTTCTCGACGGACACCACGGGCCTGTTCACTTATCGCAGCGGAGAGCATCAGGACCAAATCGTCTACCATCGCACCCCGGAACCGCCCACGTGGATCATCCTGTGCGCGGGTCTCGGGCTGGTCGCGCTCCTGATGCGGCGGCGCGTGAAGTCATAG
- a CDS encoding ABC transporter substrate-binding protein has protein sequence MKKWALLSSVLFLIVLGAAPIPAHAQAKDTLVVALTSHAPTLDPHMHFERVGILLNINMFDSLLHRNTKLEFEPSLATSWKPLSDTQWEFKLRKGVRFHNGETMGAEDVKYSFERVLDQAKKSPQYGNIRAIKEVRVVNPDTVHIITDKPFPLLLERLVFFPIVPKKHVETVGDQAFGTTSPVGTGPWKFVEWKRDQLIRLEAFDQHWRGRPAFKHLVFRAIPEIATQIAEIKTGGVDIIRNVSADIVPELKTHPQAYISSTPILRVHYAELDMRSAPFDKKLVRQAANYAVDKQTIIQKMMGGLGRQVATTVQPLAFGFDPEVKPYPYDPKKAKELLAQAGYPNGVDVTFHSAFIEFRPVFEAICQMLTEVGIRTTPRMWDPGPAWNKFLQAEGKATNGMYGSWGNYSVFDADAVLHPLYHTEPGGWIGKWYARVEGLDRLIDEGRSSVDQPKRKRVYSQIQQLIREEAPSIFLWTQYDTLAISKKVQYAARGDEWLWLYDAKPGR, from the coding sequence ATGAAGAAATGGGCCCTGCTGTCCAGCGTGCTGTTTCTCATCGTGCTCGGGGCCGCCCCGATCCCTGCCCATGCCCAGGCCAAAGACACGCTGGTGGTCGCCCTGACCTCGCACGCGCCGACCCTTGACCCTCACATGCACTTCGAGCGGGTGGGCATCCTCCTCAACATCAACATGTTCGACTCCCTCCTCCACCGGAACACCAAGCTGGAGTTCGAGCCCTCGCTCGCCACCTCCTGGAAGCCGCTCTCGGACACCCAGTGGGAGTTCAAGCTCCGCAAGGGCGTCCGGTTTCACAACGGCGAGACCATGGGCGCGGAGGACGTGAAGTACTCCTTCGAGCGCGTGCTCGACCAGGCGAAGAAGTCGCCCCAGTACGGCAATATCCGGGCCATCAAGGAGGTCCGGGTGGTGAACCCGGACACCGTCCACATCATCACCGACAAGCCCTTCCCCCTGCTCCTGGAGCGGCTCGTCTTCTTCCCCATCGTGCCCAAGAAGCACGTCGAGACCGTAGGTGACCAGGCCTTCGGGACGACCTCCCCCGTGGGCACGGGACCGTGGAAGTTCGTGGAGTGGAAGCGCGATCAGTTGATCCGCCTGGAGGCCTTCGACCAGCACTGGCGCGGCCGTCCGGCCTTCAAGCATCTCGTATTTCGTGCCATTCCCGAGATCGCCACGCAGATTGCCGAGATCAAGACGGGCGGCGTGGACATCATCCGCAACGTGTCCGCCGACATCGTCCCCGAGCTCAAGACCCACCCTCAAGCCTACATCTCGTCGACGCCCATCCTGCGTGTCCACTACGCAGAGCTCGACATGCGCTCGGCGCCTTTCGACAAGAAGCTCGTGCGGCAGGCGGCGAACTATGCGGTGGACAAGCAGACCATCATTCAGAAGATGATGGGGGGACTAGGCCGGCAGGTCGCGACCACCGTTCAGCCCCTGGCTTTCGGCTTCGATCCCGAGGTCAAGCCTTACCCCTATGACCCCAAGAAGGCCAAGGAGCTCCTGGCCCAGGCGGGCTATCCCAACGGCGTAGACGTGACCTTCCACAGCGCCTTCATCGAGTTCCGCCCGGTCTTCGAGGCCATCTGCCAGATGCTCACCGAGGTCGGCATCCGCACCACCCCGCGCATGTGGGACCCGGGACCCGCGTGGAACAAGTTCCTCCAGGCCGAGGGGAAGGCCACCAACGGAATGTACGGCAGCTGGGGCAACTACTCCGTGTTCGACGCCGACGCGGTCCTCCACCCCCTGTACCACACCGAGCCGGGCGGCTGGATCGGCAAGTGGTACGCGCGCGTGGAGGGGCTCGACCGCCTCATCGACGAGGGCCGCTCCTCCGTGGACCAGCCCAAGCGCAAGCGCGTCTACTCCCAGATCCAGCAGCTGATCCGGGAAGAGGCGCCGAGCATTTTCCTGTGGACGCAGTACGACACGTTGGCCATCTCGAAGAAGGTGCAGTACGCGGCCCGCGGGGACGAGTGGCTCTGGCTCTACGATGCCAAGCCCGGCCGCTAA
- a CDS encoding ABC transporter permease: protein MLTLVARRIVRLLVVLAGVSLVTFAILHVSGDPVSLMMPEAPEADRAVLRQSMGFNDALAVQFGRFVWNLARGDFGHSFFHREPALPLVLARMPTTLLLTVLAMGLSLLIAVPIGILSAVRRNSVFDHGATFVVFLGTSMPVFWTGIMLILLFAVQLRVLPVSGWESWAALVLPALTLATFSTPLLLRIVRSSMLDVINLDYVRTARAKGVSEWLVICHHALVNAALPLVTVAGLQFGLALSGAIITETVFAVPGVGRLIVGAIRQLDFPIVQAGVFVVALIVVLVNFAVDMLYIYLNPQIRVR, encoded by the coding sequence GTGCTGACCCTCGTCGCGCGCCGGATCGTGCGCCTGCTCGTCGTGCTCGCGGGCGTGTCGCTCGTCACCTTCGCGATCCTGCACGTCAGCGGCGACCCTGTCTCGCTGATGATGCCCGAGGCGCCCGAGGCCGACCGCGCTGTCCTGCGCCAGTCCATGGGCTTCAACGACGCCCTGGCCGTCCAGTTCGGCCGCTTCGTGTGGAATCTGGCGCGGGGCGACTTCGGCCACTCCTTCTTCCACCGCGAGCCCGCTCTGCCCCTCGTCCTGGCCCGGATGCCGACCACGCTGCTGCTCACCGTGCTCGCCATGGGGCTCTCGCTGCTCATCGCCGTGCCCATCGGGATCCTGAGCGCCGTCCGCCGCAATTCCGTCTTCGATCACGGCGCGACATTCGTCGTGTTCCTGGGCACCTCGATGCCCGTCTTCTGGACCGGGATCATGCTGATCCTGCTTTTCGCCGTACAGCTTCGGGTCTTGCCGGTGTCGGGCTGGGAGAGCTGGGCGGCCCTGGTCCTGCCCGCCCTCACCCTCGCCACCTTCTCGACACCTCTCCTGCTCCGCATCGTCCGTTCGAGCATGCTGGACGTGATCAACCTCGACTACGTACGCACCGCCCGCGCCAAGGGCGTCTCGGAGTGGCTCGTCATCTGCCACCACGCACTCGTCAACGCGGCCCTCCCCCTGGTCACGGTGGCGGGGCTCCAGTTCGGTCTGGCTCTGAGCGGCGCCATCATTACCGAGACGGTGTTCGCGGTGCCCGGGGTGGGCCGCCTCATCGTGGGCGCCATTCGCCAGCTCGACTTCCCCATCGTCCAGGCGGGAGTCTTCGTCGTCGCCCTCATCGTCGTCCTCGTGAACTTCGCGGTCGACATGCTCTACATCTACCTGAACCCGCAGATCCGGGTGCGCTGA
- a CDS encoding ABC transporter permease, producing MSIRTLAPPSVAVPEAALRGEERSRVWRKLVRNPAALVGAVVLLVVIGAAVAAPYVAPHDPKRQSLIRRFTPPVWAQGGNVNYALGTDQVGRDILSRIIYGARISLVVGISAMVVSLLVGVSLGLLSGFLHGRVDTVIMTVVDVQLSFPQLLLALAFVAALGPSLVTIIVVLGLTGWERYTRVVRAEVLALREKDFVEAARSIGASPARMVLRHLLPNTFSSIIVMSTLQVAQAILQEAALSFLGVGTGSAYPTWGQMIALGRDFVSVAWWLATFPGLAILLTVLAINLVGDRLRDALDPRIG from the coding sequence GTGTCCATCAGGACGCTCGCCCCGCCCTCCGTTGCCGTACCCGAGGCGGCCCTGCGTGGCGAGGAGCGCTCGCGGGTGTGGCGAAAGCTCGTGCGCAACCCCGCCGCCCTCGTGGGCGCCGTCGTGCTCCTGGTGGTGATCGGCGCCGCCGTCGCCGCTCCCTACGTGGCGCCCCACGATCCCAAGCGCCAGAGCCTGATCCGTCGCTTCACGCCGCCGGTCTGGGCCCAGGGTGGCAACGTCAACTATGCGCTGGGCACGGACCAGGTCGGCCGCGACATCCTGAGCCGCATCATCTACGGCGCGCGGATCTCGCTCGTCGTGGGGATCTCCGCGATGGTGGTGAGCCTCCTGGTGGGTGTCAGCCTTGGCCTCCTGAGCGGGTTCCTTCATGGGCGCGTGGACACGGTGATCATGACGGTGGTGGACGTCCAGCTCTCCTTCCCCCAGCTTTTACTCGCCCTTGCCTTCGTCGCCGCGCTGGGACCGAGCCTGGTCACCATCATCGTCGTGCTCGGGCTCACCGGCTGGGAGCGGTACACGCGCGTGGTGCGGGCCGAAGTGCTCGCGCTGCGGGAGAAGGACTTCGTCGAGGCCGCCCGGTCCATCGGGGCCAGCCCCGCGCGGATGGTGCTCCGCCACCTGCTGCCCAACACCTTTTCCTCCATCATCGTCATGTCCACGCTGCAAGTCGCCCAGGCCATCCTGCAGGAGGCGGCGCTGTCCTTCCTCGGCGTGGGCACCGGGAGCGCGTATCCGACCTGGGGTCAGATGATCGCCCTCGGCCGGGACTTCGTGAGCGTGGCGTGGTGGCTGGCCACTTTCCCCGGCCTCGCCATTCTCCTCACGGTGCTCGCCATCAATCTCGTGGGCGACCGGTTGCGCGACGCCCTCGACCCCCGCATCGGCTGA
- a CDS encoding radical SAM protein — MGIRNVRMPGGGTSKLMRVMQTNACSLSCGYCPTFCGGKVRRVSLSPEETARTFMEAHRAGMADGLFLTSGVPGRPQRAMDRMLATVHILRRRERFPGYVHLKMLPGADEGQVRAAAQLASRLSINLEGPNDAVVRRLAKEKDFSGDLLPKLVLAGELSRDARHEGRAHLAAPSGTTTQFVVGSQGETDRDLLQLVSRLEGNGLLHHAHFSAFQPVAGTPMEGLPPTPAAREFRLYQAEHLLRQYAFRFEELTFGSDGNLVLDQDPKTAWALAHPAQFPVELLHASREELLRVPGIGPRSADRLMATRRGTVLRGADDLRRLGLDVTRGAYFMALGGKRLAPRAPSQQLRLFAEGGHLPAVVWRTPVPPCAYR, encoded by the coding sequence GTGGGGATCCGGAATGTGCGGATGCCGGGCGGCGGAACCAGCAAGCTCATGCGAGTCATGCAGACCAATGCCTGCTCGCTATCCTGCGGCTACTGCCCCACGTTCTGCGGCGGCAAGGTGCGCCGGGTATCGCTCTCGCCGGAGGAGACCGCCCGCACCTTCATGGAAGCCCATCGCGCGGGCATGGCCGACGGGCTCTTTCTCACATCGGGTGTCCCCGGGCGCCCGCAGCGGGCCATGGACCGCATGCTCGCGACCGTTCACATCCTGCGGCGCCGCGAGAGATTCCCCGGCTACGTCCACCTCAAGATGCTGCCCGGCGCCGACGAGGGGCAGGTCCGCGCCGCCGCTCAGCTCGCCAGCCGCCTCTCGATCAACCTCGAAGGGCCGAACGATGCCGTGGTGCGGCGGCTCGCCAAGGAGAAGGATTTCTCAGGCGATCTCCTGCCCAAGCTCGTGCTCGCGGGAGAGCTCTCCCGCGACGCGCGCCATGAGGGACGGGCCCACCTCGCCGCGCCGTCAGGCACGACCACGCAGTTCGTGGTGGGCTCTCAGGGCGAGACGGATCGCGATCTTCTCCAGCTCGTGAGCCGGCTCGAAGGCAACGGCCTCCTCCACCATGCGCACTTCAGCGCTTTCCAGCCCGTGGCCGGCACTCCGATGGAGGGGTTGCCGCCGACACCGGCCGCCCGCGAGTTCCGGCTCTACCAGGCCGAGCACCTGCTGCGCCAGTACGCGTTTCGGTTCGAGGAGCTCACCTTCGGATCAGACGGAAACCTTGTCCTGGATCAAGACCCGAAGACGGCGTGGGCCCTCGCTCACCCCGCGCAGTTTCCCGTAGAGCTGCTGCACGCGTCGCGCGAAGAGCTGCTCCGGGTGCCCGGCATCGGGCCGCGCTCGGCCGATCGGCTCATGGCAACACGCCGGGGCACCGTATTGCGGGGCGCCGACGATCTGCGCCGCCTCGGTCTCGACGTGACGCGCGGGGCGTATTTCATGGCGCTTGGCGGCAAGCGCCTCGCCCCGCGAGCTCCTTCCCAGCAGCTCCGCCTCTTCGCCGAGGGAGGGCACCTTCCTGCCGTGGTCTGGAGAACCCCGGTCCCGCCGTGCGCGTATCGCTGA
- a CDS encoding PaaI family thioesterase, producing the protein MAKLLDGMERMLRSEMPPPPAATLIGMRLEAFAQGEAVVALDPTPAHANPMGTVQGGILAAIADAAMGWAFMTTLGEGESYATLEIKVNFLRPVWTGRLEARGRVKSTGRTVSLVECDVVSDGKLVAHAVSTCMTLRGDQAAGR; encoded by the coding sequence ATGGCGAAACTGCTCGACGGGATGGAGCGCATGCTGCGCAGCGAGATGCCGCCCCCGCCCGCCGCCACGCTCATCGGGATGCGGCTCGAGGCCTTCGCGCAGGGCGAGGCCGTCGTCGCCCTCGACCCGACTCCCGCCCACGCCAACCCCATGGGCACGGTGCAGGGCGGCATCCTCGCCGCCATCGCCGACGCCGCCATGGGCTGGGCCTTCATGACCACGCTCGGGGAGGGCGAGTCGTATGCGACGCTCGAGATCAAGGTCAACTTCCTGCGTCCCGTGTGGACGGGGCGGCTCGAGGCGCGCGGCCGCGTCAAGAGTACCGGGCGCACCGTCTCCCTCGTGGAGTGCGACGTGGTCTCGGACGGCAAGCTCGTGGCTCATGCGGTCAGCACTTGCATGACCCTTCGCGGGGACCAGGCCGCCGGGCGCTGA
- a CDS encoding type II toxin-antitoxin system prevent-host-death family antitoxin — MTLRTKPSKSSLSSRRPKRPAGLPPTGRPVRQAALAEVKDDLSRFLRLAETQEIIITRHGRPAGVLIGFGTEDDWFDYRLEHHPEFLRRVAEARAAFKSGRGVRLEDLRS, encoded by the coding sequence ATGACGTTACGCACGAAGCCGTCGAAGTCCTCGCTATCGTCACGAAGGCCCAAGCGGCCAGCTGGCTTGCCTCCCACGGGACGGCCGGTACGCCAGGCGGCGCTGGCTGAGGTGAAGGATGACCTGTCTCGATTCCTGCGCCTGGCGGAGACTCAGGAGATCATCATCACGCGGCACGGAAGGCCTGCGGGCGTCCTGATCGGATTCGGAACAGAAGACGACTGGTTCGACTACCGGTTGGAGCACCACCCGGAGTTCCTTCGCCGAGTCGCCGAAGCCCGGGCAGCCTTCAAGAGCGGGCGCGGCGTTCGTCTCGAGGATCTTCGGTCATAG